A region of Gemmatimonadales bacterium DNA encodes the following proteins:
- a CDS encoding DPP IV N-terminal domain-containing protein, with product MRPVLRSCTLAAVLAFTPIILAAQQVDYTRAERFLPWNASPIVAGDSVRPNWMVDKTRFWYRNKTGSGAEYVVVDPVRNTRQLLFDNGRLAAAMSVARDTAYEPGRLPFTSFRFTDHERAIEFSANRKRFVCVLATYACTVSDTLPDRRRFVVSPDSTTEAFVSGYNVWVRPFRRPGDTTTTRDSTQLTTDGMRDWWYGQGDPGPQQQLRRRPSGPPNLRWSPDSRRIAANRQDVRGVGLMPYISYTSQRPRMFTQPYALPGDTIIPKPSLYVIDVTSRQAVRVELPAQPAQLSLGGTPRDSLWTSDSQKLHFTFQTRASKAIYLIEADAATGQSRVLAADSARTWVETSPQDPASWYTTRDGQDLIWWSERDGWAHLYRFGPDGRLKNQITSGAWAVGWVAHVDEIARQIYFTARGREPGRLLYYAQLYRVNFDGTGLTLITPEDASHEVTFSPDGRFFVDSYSRIERPPVTVLRAAPDGRVIRTFETADVSRLAAFGWTPGEVFTTKARDGVTDIYGVMYRPSDFDSTRRYPIVENIYPGPQVGSVGRWAWSSGAEARAVAELGFIVVRIDHLGTPLRSKAFHDNYYGNFGDNGLPDHVAALRQLAARYRWIDIDRVGIWGHSGGGFASTDAMLRYPDFYRVAVSSSGNHDNRSYNIYWAEKYQGLLVRDTVRRTDNFTASANQTLAENLRGHLLLMHGDMDDNVHPAMTIQLINALTRANRDYDFIIAPDRPHSLTEPYFIRRRWDYFVRYLAGMEPPRNYEIRRPEGAGAPAADNEPNEDGGWDAHWP from the coding sequence ATGAGACCCGTGCTCCGCAGCTGCACGCTGGCCGCCGTGCTCGCGTTCACCCCCATCATCCTGGCCGCCCAGCAGGTGGACTACACCCGCGCCGAGCGGTTCCTGCCGTGGAACGCATCGCCCATCGTGGCCGGCGACTCGGTGCGGCCCAACTGGATGGTGGACAAGACGCGCTTCTGGTACCGCAACAAGACCGGCAGCGGCGCCGAGTACGTGGTAGTGGACCCGGTGCGTAACACCCGCCAGCTGCTGTTCGACAACGGGCGCCTCGCCGCGGCGATGTCGGTGGCGCGAGATACCGCCTACGAGCCGGGCCGGCTCCCGTTCACCAGCTTCCGCTTCACGGACCACGAGCGCGCCATCGAGTTCAGCGCCAACCGCAAGCGCTTCGTGTGCGTGCTGGCCACGTACGCCTGCACGGTGAGCGACACGCTCCCCGACCGTCGCCGCTTCGTGGTCTCACCCGACTCGACGACGGAAGCGTTCGTCTCCGGCTATAACGTCTGGGTGCGGCCCTTCCGCCGCCCGGGAGACACCACCACCACGCGCGACTCGACGCAGCTCACCACCGACGGCATGCGCGACTGGTGGTACGGCCAGGGCGATCCGGGCCCGCAGCAGCAACTCCGGCGCCGGCCCAGCGGGCCGCCCAACCTGCGCTGGTCGCCCGACTCCCGCAGGATCGCCGCGAACCGCCAGGACGTGCGGGGCGTGGGACTGATGCCCTACATCTCCTACACGTCGCAGCGGCCCCGGATGTTCACCCAGCCTTACGCCCTGCCCGGCGACACCATCATCCCCAAGCCCAGCCTCTACGTGATCGACGTGACGAGCCGCCAGGCCGTACGGGTCGAGCTGCCGGCGCAACCCGCACAGCTCTCCCTGGGCGGTACGCCGCGCGACTCGTTGTGGACCAGCGACTCGCAGAAGCTGCACTTCACCTTCCAGACCCGCGCCTCCAAGGCCATCTACCTCATCGAAGCGGACGCCGCCACCGGGCAAAGCCGCGTCCTCGCCGCGGACTCGGCGCGCACGTGGGTCGAGACCAGCCCCCAAGACCCGGCCAGCTGGTACACCACGCGCGACGGGCAGGACCTGATCTGGTGGTCGGAGCGCGACGGGTGGGCGCACCTCTATCGCTTCGGCCCCGACGGCCGGCTCAAGAACCAGATCACCTCGGGCGCGTGGGCCGTGGGCTGGGTAGCGCACGTGGATGAGATCGCGCGCCAGATCTACTTCACCGCCCGGGGCCGCGAGCCGGGCCGGCTGCTCTACTACGCCCAGCTCTATCGGGTGAACTTCGACGGCACCGGGCTCACGCTGATCACGCCCGAGGATGCCAGCCACGAGGTGACGTTCTCTCCGGACGGCCGGTTCTTCGTGGACAGCTACTCGAGGATCGAGCGCCCGCCGGTCACCGTGCTGCGCGCGGCGCCCGACGGCCGCGTTATCCGCACTTTCGAGACCGCCGACGTCTCACGCCTCGCCGCCTTCGGCTGGACGCCGGGTGAGGTGTTCACCACCAAGGCGCGCGACGGCGTCACCGACATCTACGGCGTGATGTACCGCCCGTCGGACTTCGACTCGACCCGGCGCTATCCGATCGTCGAGAACATCTACCCAGGCCCGCAGGTGGGGAGCGTGGGCCGCTGGGCGTGGAGCAGCGGTGCCGAAGCGCGCGCCGTCGCGGAGCTGGGGTTCATCGTGGTCCGCATCGACCACCTCGGCACTCCGCTCCGGTCGAAGGCCTTCCACGACAACTACTACGGCAACTTCGGCGACAACGGGCTCCCGGACCATGTCGCTGCGCTCCGCCAGCTGGCCGCGCGCTACCGCTGGATCGACATCGACCGGGTGGGCATCTGGGGCCATTCGGGCGGCGGCTTCGCCTCGACGGACGCGATGCTGCGCTATCCCGACTTCTACCGGGTGGCCGTCTCCAGCTCCGGCAACCACGACAACCGCAGCTACAACATCTACTGGGCCGAGAAGTATCAGGGGCTGCTGGTGCGCGACACGGTCCGGCGCACCGACAACTTCACGGCGTCGGCCAACCAGACGCTCGCCGAGAACCTTCGGGGCCACCTGCTCCTCATGCACGGCGACATGGACGACAACGTCCACCCGGCGATGACGATACAGCTCATCAACGCGCTGACCCGGGCCAACCGCGACTACGACTTCATCATCGCGCCGGACCGGCCGCACAGCCTTACCGAGCCGTATTTCATCCGGCGGCGCTGGGACTATTTCGTGCGCTACCTCGCGGGCATGGAGCCGCCGCGCAACTACGAGATCAGGCGGCCCGAGGGCGCCGGCGCGCCCGCCGCCGACAACGAGCCCAACGAGGACGGCGGCTGGGACGCCCACTGGCCGTAA
- a CDS encoding FeoA family protein, whose translation MNKSAPDSRPAASARSLAELSEGDTASVVTLDLEAEVAIRLMELGFIPGSRVTAGPSAPGGDPRVFRVDGSEVALRRETTRHIVVEAVS comes from the coding sequence GTGAACAAGAGCGCTCCCGATTCCCGACCCGCGGCTTCCGCGCGATCCCTGGCCGAGCTCTCCGAGGGCGACACGGCCTCGGTGGTGACGCTCGATCTGGAGGCCGAGGTCGCGATCCGGCTGATGGAGCTGGGCTTCATCCCCGGAAGCCGCGTGACGGCCGGGCCCAGCGCGCCGGGCGGCGACCCGCGCGTCTTCCGGGTGGACGGCAGCGAGGTCGCGCTGCGGCGCGAGACGACTCGGCACATCGTGGTGGAGGCCGTGTCGTGA
- a CDS encoding exopolyphosphatase, which yields MADQRYRLVTRSDFDGVASAVLLKSRDLIDDILFVHPKDVQDGKVEITERDITTNLPYAPRCHLAFDHHASETVRIGGKAPANLVLDPDAPSATRVVYRHFGGRDAFPSVSETLLAAVDKADSAQFTREEILDPQGWVLLGFLMDSRTGLGRFRDFGVSNYQLMMALVDYCRRQEVDEILRQPHVAERVALYREHREPFLAQLKRCATVHGNLVEVDLRGEETIYAGNRFVIYALNPACSISMHVMGGRAKQNTVFAIGKSVLNRTSKTHIGDLALRYGGGGHDAAGTCQVDNDRAGTVRAELIRQITTDG from the coding sequence GTGGCCGACCAGCGCTATCGCCTCGTGACCCGCAGCGACTTCGACGGCGTGGCCTCCGCCGTGCTGCTCAAGAGCCGCGATCTTATCGACGACATCCTGTTCGTGCACCCCAAGGACGTGCAGGACGGGAAAGTCGAGATCACCGAGCGCGACATCACGACCAACCTGCCGTACGCGCCGCGGTGCCACCTGGCCTTCGACCACCACGCCAGTGAAACGGTTCGGATCGGCGGTAAGGCGCCCGCGAACCTGGTGCTCGACCCGGACGCGCCGTCGGCCACGCGAGTCGTTTACCGGCACTTCGGTGGCCGGGACGCGTTCCCCTCCGTCTCGGAGACGTTGCTGGCCGCCGTGGACAAGGCGGATTCGGCGCAGTTCACCCGAGAGGAGATCCTCGATCCCCAGGGCTGGGTGCTGCTCGGCTTCCTGATGGATTCCCGGACCGGCCTCGGGCGGTTCCGGGATTTCGGCGTGTCGAACTATCAGCTCATGATGGCGCTGGTGGATTACTGCCGGCGGCAGGAGGTGGACGAGATCCTGCGGCAGCCGCACGTGGCGGAGCGGGTGGCCCTGTACCGCGAGCACCGGGAGCCGTTCCTGGCCCAGCTCAAGCGCTGCGCGACGGTTCATGGGAACCTCGTGGAGGTGGATCTGCGGGGCGAGGAGACCATCTACGCGGGCAACCGGTTCGTGATCTACGCGCTCAACCCGGCGTGCAGCATCTCGATGCACGTGATGGGGGGCCGGGCGAAGCAGAACACGGTGTTCGCGATCGGGAAGTCCGTCCTCAACCGGACGTCGAAGACGCACATCGGGGACCTGGCGCTGCGCTACGGCGGCGGCGGGCACGATGCCGCGGGCACCTGCCAGGTGGACAACGACCGCGCCGGGACGGTGCGCGCGGAGCTGATCCGGCAGATCACGACCGACGGCTGA
- a CDS encoding proline dehydrogenase family protein — protein sequence MSLARTVLLSASRSRWLADQMMRRAFARRAVKRFMPGEDVTDALGAAQTLAAGGIGAVVTQLGENLTSLTEAEAVRDHYLGVFDLIRERRLASQPSVKPTQLGLDLSFEACLSNLETLAAKADADGSLLSIDMEDSSYVDRTLDLFRKLREKHERVGLALQAYLYRTPKDLDALLPLKPIIRLVKGAYAEPPAVAFPKKADVDEAYFALGEKLLGAAAKGGAPPIFGTHDMRLVARLAAKAAQLGVKDGGFEIHMLYGIGSSDQRALVRAGHTVRVLISYGSAWFPWYMRRLAERPANVWFVVKSLLG from the coding sequence ATGTCCCTCGCCCGAACCGTCCTGCTGAGCGCGTCCCGGAGCCGCTGGCTCGCCGACCAGATGATGCGCCGCGCCTTCGCGCGCCGCGCCGTCAAGCGTTTCATGCCCGGCGAGGATGTGACCGATGCGTTAGGCGCCGCACAGACGCTCGCCGCCGGAGGCATCGGCGCCGTCGTCACGCAACTGGGCGAGAACCTGACGAGCCTGACTGAGGCGGAAGCCGTGCGCGATCACTACCTCGGCGTCTTTGACCTCATCAGGGAGCGCCGGCTCGCCTCACAACCTTCCGTGAAGCCCACCCAGCTCGGCCTCGACCTGTCGTTCGAGGCGTGCCTTTCCAATCTCGAGACGCTGGCCGCGAAGGCCGACGCCGACGGATCGCTGTTGTCGATAGACATGGAGGACTCGAGCTATGTGGACCGCACGCTCGACCTCTTCCGGAAGCTGCGCGAGAAGCACGAACGCGTCGGCCTCGCCCTTCAGGCCTACCTCTACCGCACGCCTAAGGACCTGGACGCGCTGCTTCCGCTGAAACCGATCATCCGCCTCGTGAAGGGCGCCTACGCCGAGCCGCCCGCGGTCGCGTTCCCGAAGAAGGCCGACGTGGACGAGGCGTACTTCGCGTTGGGCGAGAAGCTGCTGGGCGCCGCGGCGAAAGGCGGTGCGCCTCCGATCTTCGGCACCCACGACATGCGGCTGGTCGCGCGCCTGGCGGCGAAGGCAGCTCAGCTGGGGGTGAAGGACGGCGGGTTCGAGATCCACATGCTCTACGGCATCGGGTCATCCGACCAGCGGGCGCTGGTCAGGGCGGGGCACACGGTCCGGGTGCTGATCAGCTACGGCAGCGCCTGGTTCCCGTGGTACATGCGGCGGCTGGCCGAGCGGCCGGCGAACGTGTGGTTCGTGGTGAAGAGCCTGCTGGGCTAG
- a CDS encoding ferrous iron transporter B: protein MSACHTPVLDTPARRGKRTRPGTVAIVGAPNSGKSTLFNRLTGLRQKVANYPGVTVEQRAGTVSLRDGRTMTLIDLPGSYGLTPRSEDERVVERVLHGRMPGIPRPDAVLLVLDATNLGRNLALAAPVLALGLPTLVVLNMADELRARGGTLDTAQLAAELGATVALVSATRGEGLDTVRRFLEGTFAVPARIELPVIQNVPACRLWAGRIADQSAYRAPAPPAWTRRLDAVFLHPALGPLVFLAVVVAVFQAMFTVARPFMDGVEALVVGSGHWIGATLPASMLRDLLLQGVWAGVGSVLVFLPQILLLFLFIGILEDSGYLARAAVITDRTMARVGLQGKSFIPLLSAYACAVPAIMATRTIENRRDRLATILIAPFMTCAARLPVYTLIIAAFLPERRVLGPLLGTRAAALLGLYVLGFLAAVATARLLKSTILRSGRAPFILELPPYRWPTFRSLGLRLVDRAKIFLLRAGTIILGVTVALWLLAHVPLTDGRAPAIADSVAGTLGRAVEPAIAPLGFDWRIGIGLVTSLAAREVIVGTLGAIHGVEGSESSAGLQQALRKNLAPGGAVALLVFFAFAMQCVSTLAVVRRETGSWKYPLLQFTYMLTLAYLGALAANQIVGRLVAS, encoded by the coding sequence GTGAGCGCCTGTCACACACCGGTGCTGGATACGCCGGCGCGGCGCGGAAAGCGGACCCGCCCGGGCACGGTGGCGATCGTCGGCGCGCCGAACTCCGGCAAGTCCACCCTCTTCAACCGGCTCACCGGGCTCAGGCAGAAGGTCGCCAACTATCCCGGGGTCACGGTCGAGCAGCGGGCCGGGACGGTGTCGCTGCGCGACGGTCGCACGATGACGCTGATCGACCTGCCGGGCTCGTACGGGCTCACGCCGCGCAGCGAGGACGAACGGGTGGTCGAGCGGGTCCTGCACGGCCGCATGCCCGGCATCCCGCGTCCCGACGCGGTACTGCTGGTGCTCGACGCCACCAACCTCGGTCGCAACCTCGCCCTCGCCGCGCCGGTCCTCGCGCTCGGGCTTCCGACCCTGGTGGTGCTCAACATGGCCGACGAGCTGCGCGCGCGGGGCGGCACGCTCGACACGGCGCAACTGGCGGCCGAGCTCGGCGCGACGGTCGCACTGGTCAGCGCCACCCGCGGCGAGGGCCTCGATACGGTGCGCCGGTTCCTCGAGGGCACGTTCGCGGTCCCGGCCCGCATCGAGCTGCCCGTCATCCAGAACGTGCCGGCGTGCCGCCTGTGGGCGGGGCGCATCGCCGACCAGTCGGCCTATCGGGCGCCGGCGCCGCCCGCTTGGACGCGGCGCCTCGACGCCGTCTTCCTCCACCCCGCCCTTGGCCCGCTGGTCTTCCTGGCCGTCGTGGTCGCGGTATTTCAGGCGATGTTCACCGTGGCACGGCCATTCATGGACGGCGTCGAAGCGCTCGTCGTCGGCTCCGGCCACTGGATCGGCGCCACGTTGCCTGCATCGATGCTGCGGGACCTGCTGCTGCAGGGCGTGTGGGCCGGCGTGGGCTCGGTGCTGGTGTTCCTCCCGCAGATCCTGCTGCTGTTCCTCTTCATCGGGATCCTGGAGGACTCCGGGTACCTGGCCCGCGCGGCGGTCATCACGGACCGCACGATGGCCCGCGTGGGGTTGCAGGGAAAGTCGTTCATCCCGCTTCTCTCGGCATACGCGTGCGCGGTGCCGGCGATCATGGCCACGCGGACGATCGAGAACCGCCGGGACCGCCTCGCGACGATACTGATCGCGCCGTTCATGACCTGCGCGGCGCGTCTGCCGGTATACACGCTCATCATCGCCGCCTTCCTGCCGGAGCGGCGGGTGCTGGGGCCGCTGCTTGGCACCCGAGCCGCAGCGCTGCTCGGGCTCTACGTCCTCGGGTTCCTGGCGGCGGTGGCGACGGCGCGGCTGCTCAAGTCCACCATCCTGAGAAGCGGGCGAGCGCCGTTCATCCTCGAGCTGCCGCCGTACCGCTGGCCCACCTTCCGCTCCCTCGGCCTGCGCCTCGTCGACCGGGCCAAGATCTTCCTCCTCCGCGCTGGGACCATCATCCTGGGCGTCACCGTGGCGCTGTGGTTGCTGGCGCACGTGCCGCTCACCGACGGCCGGGCGCCCGCGATCGCCGACAGCGTCGCCGGGACCTTGGGCCGCGCCGTCGAACCCGCCATCGCCCCGCTCGGATTCGACTGGCGGATCGGCATCGGCCTGGTGACCTCGCTGGCGGCGCGCGAAGTGATCGTGGGCACGCTCGGCGCCATTCACGGCGTCGAAGGCTCGGAGTCGTCGGCGGGACTGCAGCAGGCCTTGCGGAAGAACCTGGCGCCGGGCGGCGCCGTGGCGCTCCTGGTCTTCTTCGCGTTCGCCATGCAGTGCGTTTCGACGCTCGCGGTGGTGCGGCGCGAGACCGGGAGCTGGAAGTATCCGCTGCTCCAATTCACTTACATGCTGACGCTCGCCTATCTGGGCGCGCTCGCGGCCAACCAGATCGTGGGCCGGCTGGTCGCGAGCTGA
- a CDS encoding multicopper oxidase family protein, with amino-acid sequence MLARFLFAAMLAAAPAAAQEPCTVAPGSLGASRDLYCIELLPGAAADSASGTAQLDWIEGPFTVAVAADGTHRWRITFRLKGLPPVTGPRPGYVAWAAPPSMSPMVKLGVVREGMTRTGALAFDRFYLLVTAEPDTLATERHGAVLLRGESAGNRMRPADTYQYFLGALSGSDPHQHHATTDSLGWTPVPMYPGLEMLPSEMALRPETRAWSPPDDPHIPPAVPRRIVRLAGGDTLELSADLVRRTIAGRTYTMFGFNGQYPGPLLEVSQSASITVRFTNQLPLPSTVHWHGLRLENRFDGVPGLTQPEVPPGGSFVYTLRFPDTGIYWYHPHVREDIQQDLGLYGNIFVKPPAGTFGPAHREAFLILDDILIGENGPVPYGAESATHAAMGRFGNTFLVNGEPAWRLNVRRGEVVRLYLTNASNTRTFNASFGPGARMKVVGSDLGAFAREEWVESVVIAPAERYVVDVRFERPGRVALLNRVRALDHLNGRFFSRTDTLGVVTVSNTPHPAPRTRFDTLRTSPAAAELARFLAGADRPVDRTLELRVDFAGLPFVSAQLMRLDSIFFNPVEWDGTMPGMNWATTARQAHWALRDPATGLENMDVRWRYRVGDMVRIRLVGARNTLHGMQHPIHLHGQRFVILAVNGIRNQNPAWKDTALVPAGGSVDLLVEMSNPGRWMLHCHIAEHLQSGMMMALDVEEP; translated from the coding sequence GTGCTCGCGCGCTTCCTGTTCGCTGCCATGCTCGCGGCCGCGCCCGCGGCGGCACAGGAACCATGCACGGTGGCGCCCGGAAGCCTCGGCGCGAGCCGGGATCTCTACTGTATCGAACTCCTGCCCGGCGCCGCGGCGGACTCCGCCTCGGGCACGGCGCAACTCGACTGGATCGAAGGGCCGTTCACCGTCGCCGTGGCCGCGGACGGCACGCATCGCTGGCGTATCACCTTCCGGCTCAAGGGTCTGCCGCCCGTCACCGGGCCCCGACCCGGCTACGTCGCCTGGGCCGCGCCGCCCTCCATGTCTCCGATGGTCAAGCTGGGCGTGGTGCGCGAAGGCATGACGCGCACCGGCGCGCTCGCCTTCGACCGATTCTATCTGCTCGTGACGGCGGAGCCCGATACGCTGGCCACCGAGCGACACGGCGCGGTGCTGCTGCGCGGCGAGTCGGCGGGAAACCGCATGCGGCCGGCCGACACCTACCAGTACTTTCTCGGTGCCCTGAGCGGCAGCGACCCACATCAGCACCATGCGACCACGGACTCGCTCGGCTGGACACCGGTGCCGATGTATCCAGGGCTCGAGATGCTCCCGTCGGAAATGGCGCTTCGGCCCGAGACTCGCGCCTGGTCGCCGCCTGACGACCCGCACATTCCTCCTGCGGTGCCGCGGCGTATCGTCAGGCTGGCCGGCGGCGACACACTCGAACTCTCCGCCGACCTGGTACGGCGCACCATCGCCGGCCGTACGTACACGATGTTCGGGTTCAACGGCCAGTACCCGGGCCCGCTGCTCGAGGTGTCGCAGTCGGCGAGCATCACGGTGCGCTTCACCAACCAGCTGCCGCTTCCTTCGACGGTGCACTGGCACGGGCTGCGGCTGGAGAATCGCTTCGACGGCGTACCGGGCCTGACCCAGCCCGAAGTGCCGCCCGGCGGATCCTTCGTCTACACGCTGCGCTTCCCCGACACCGGCATCTACTGGTATCACCCGCACGTGCGCGAGGACATCCAGCAGGACCTCGGCCTCTACGGCAACATCTTCGTGAAACCACCGGCCGGCACGTTCGGGCCGGCGCACCGCGAAGCGTTTCTGATTCTCGACGATATCCTCATCGGCGAGAACGGCCCGGTTCCGTACGGCGCGGAGTCGGCAACGCACGCCGCCATGGGACGGTTCGGCAACACCTTTCTCGTCAACGGCGAGCCGGCGTGGCGCCTCAACGTCCGGCGCGGCGAGGTGGTGCGCCTCTATCTGACGAATGCCTCGAACACCCGCACCTTCAACGCGTCATTCGGCCCGGGGGCGCGCATGAAGGTCGTCGGGTCGGACCTCGGCGCCTTCGCGCGCGAAGAATGGGTGGAGAGCGTGGTGATCGCGCCCGCCGAGCGTTATGTGGTTGACGTGCGCTTCGAGAGGCCGGGACGCGTCGCGCTGCTGAATCGCGTACGGGCACTCGATCACCTGAACGGCCGGTTCTTCAGCCGCACCGACACGCTGGGAGTCGTCACGGTGTCGAACACTCCGCACCCCGCACCCCGCACCCGGTTTGACACGCTGCGCACCAGCCCCGCCGCCGCGGAGCTGGCGCGCTTCCTCGCCGGCGCCGATCGGCCCGTGGATCGCACGCTCGAGCTGCGCGTGGACTTTGCCGGCCTGCCGTTCGTGAGTGCCCAGCTGATGCGGCTCGACTCGATCTTCTTCAATCCGGTCGAATGGGACGGGACGATGCCCGGCATGAACTGGGCGACGACCGCACGCCAGGCGCACTGGGCGCTGCGCGATCCGGCCACGGGCTTGGAGAACATGGATGTGCGCTGGCGCTATCGCGTTGGCGACATGGTGCGTATTCGCCTGGTGGGCGCGCGCAATACGCTGCACGGCATGCAGCATCCCATTCACCTGCACGGCCAGCGGTTCGTCATATTGGCAGTGAACGGGATCCGGAACCAGAATCCTGCCTGGAAGGACACTGCGCTCGTGCCGGCCGGCGGCAGCGTGGACCTTCTGGTCGAAATGTCCAACCCCGGGCGATGGATGCTCCACTGTCACATCGCCGAACACTTGCAATCCGGGATGATGATGGCCCTGGATGTGGAGGAACCGTGA
- a CDS encoding J domain-containing protein, whose amino-acid sequence MEPRRAYRVLGLLPGKSPEEVKRAYRDLAQVWHPDRFPADSRLAKKAENNLKRINEAYWVPSYSSSLSSSP is encoded by the coding sequence ATGGAACCGCGTCGCGCGTATCGGGTTCTCGGCCTCCTTCCGGGCAAATCCCCGGAAGAGGTCAAGCGCGCGTACCGCGACCTGGCGCAGGTCTGGCACCCCGACCGCTTCCCCGCGGACTCCCGGCTGGCGAAGAAGGCGGAGAACAACCTGAAACGCATCAACGAGGCGTACTGGGTGCCATCGTACTCGTCATCGCTCTCTTCCTCACCGTGA
- a CDS encoding amidohydrolase family protein has translation MTNRTLPLAVLAAAALGSITASAAAQRPQLSPAVRRMVSVDTSVVAITNVTLVDGTGSAARRGQTIVLRDGRIELVGPTGRTAVPAGAQVIDGAGHTVIPGIVGLHDHLYYTASGGRAMQMSFTGPRLYLASGVTTIRTTGSQSPYADINLKRNVDAGNVPGPRIHVTTPYLTGEGGGGSMSVVTTPEQARRFVAYWAEEGATWIKFYTDITRENMRAAIEEAHRRGMRTTGHLCSVTFREAVELGIDDLSHGALTATDFHPRKQLDRCPPDNFAVLDTHVVADGPIGRDLIALMVRRNVSMTTTMPVFELFYPHRPVTDERVLGLMAPDVRAAYVANRAFIDTTSRQPLTAAGFRRALDFDRAFFAAGGNLASGVDPTGNGGALPGLGDQRGYELLIEAGLTVEQAVRVCTLNGAKVLGIDAQLGSVEAGKTADLVLLRGDLTGDPAVIRNVVTVFKDGVGYDAPRMIEQVRGRVGIN, from the coding sequence GTGACGAACCGCACGCTCCCGCTCGCCGTACTCGCCGCCGCCGCGCTCGGCTCGATCACCGCGTCGGCCGCGGCGCAGCGTCCCCAGCTCTCTCCGGCTGTCCGGCGGATGGTATCCGTGGACACCTCCGTGGTCGCGATCACCAACGTGACGCTGGTGGACGGCACGGGGTCCGCCGCGCGGCGCGGGCAGACGATCGTCCTCCGCGACGGGCGCATCGAGTTGGTGGGGCCGACGGGACGCACGGCCGTTCCCGCGGGCGCGCAGGTCATCGACGGCGCCGGACACACGGTCATCCCGGGGATCGTCGGACTGCACGATCACCTCTACTACACGGCGTCGGGCGGCCGCGCGATGCAGATGAGCTTCACCGGCCCGCGGCTGTACCTGGCCTCCGGCGTGACGACGATCCGCACCACCGGCAGCCAGTCGCCGTACGCCGACATCAACCTCAAGCGCAACGTGGACGCCGGAAACGTGCCCGGCCCTCGCATTCACGTCACGACGCCCTACCTGACCGGCGAGGGCGGCGGGGGCTCGATGTCCGTCGTCACGACGCCGGAACAGGCCCGCCGGTTCGTGGCGTACTGGGCCGAGGAAGGCGCGACGTGGATCAAGTTCTATACCGACATAACGCGCGAGAACATGCGAGCCGCGATCGAGGAGGCGCATCGCCGCGGCATGCGCACCACGGGCCACCTGTGCTCGGTGACGTTCCGTGAAGCCGTGGAACTGGGCATCGACGACCTTTCGCACGGCGCGCTGACGGCGACCGACTTCCATCCGCGCAAGCAGCTCGACCGCTGCCCGCCCGACAACTTCGCGGTGCTGGACACGCACGTGGTGGCCGACGGACCGATCGGCCGCGATCTCATCGCGCTCATGGTGCGCCGCAACGTCTCGATGACGACGACGATGCCGGTGTTCGAGCTGTTCTATCCCCACCGGCCGGTCACCGACGAGCGCGTCCTCGGGCTGATGGCGCCGGACGTGCGGGCCGCGTATGTCGCCAACCGCGCCTTCATCGACACGACCAGCCGTCAGCCGCTCACGGCGGCAGGATTCCGGCGCGCGCTCGACTTCGACCGCGCGTTCTTCGCGGCGGGCGGCAACCTCGCCAGCGGCGTGGACCCGACGGGCAACGGCGGCGCGCTGCCGGGCCTCGGCGACCAGCGGGGCTACGAGTTGCTGATCGAGGCCGGCCTCACGGTGGAGCAGGCGGTGCGAGTATGCACCCTGAATGGCGCGAAAGTCCTGGGCATCGACGCCCAGCTGGGTTCGGTGGAAGCGGGCAAGACCGCCGACCTGGTCCTGTTGCGCGGCGATCTCACCGGCGATCCGGCGGTGATTCGCAACGTGGTGACGGTGTTCAAGGACGGCGTGGGCTACGACGCGCCGCGCATGATCGAGCAGGTGCGCGGTCGCGTGGGAATCAACTAG
- a CDS encoding cupin domain-containing protein, whose translation MGDARQGVVRPAGDVPGTKVAAGTATEVQVLVGPDQGAPNFVLRRFIMGKGGGMPRHTNLVEHEQYVLRGRARITIGDAVHEVGPDHTLYIPAGVPHSYQVVEGPFEFLCVVPNSPDKVTILEKGC comes from the coding sequence ATGGGAGACGCACGGCAGGGGGTCGTCCGGCCGGCGGGCGACGTGCCGGGGACGAAGGTCGCGGCCGGCACGGCGACCGAGGTGCAGGTGCTGGTGGGCCCCGACCAGGGCGCGCCCAACTTCGTCCTGCGCCGCTTCATCATGGGAAAGGGCGGCGGCATGCCGCGGCACACCAACCTGGTCGAGCACGAGCAGTACGTGCTGCGCGGCCGGGCGCGGATCACGATCGGCGACGCGGTCCACGAGGTCGGGCCCGACCACACGCTGTACATCCCGGCAGGCGTGCCGCATTCGTACCAGGTGGTCGAGGGGCCGTTCGAGTTTCTGTGCGTGGTGCCGAACAGCCCCGACAAGGTCACGATCCTCGAGAAGGGCTGCTGA